A stretch of Blautia liquoris DNA encodes these proteins:
- the metG gene encoding methionine--tRNA ligase, whose product MEKQKYYISTAIAYTSGKPHIGNTYEIILADSIARFKRMQGYDVYFQTGTDEHGQKIEQRAKDQGVSPKEFVDDVSGEIQRIWDLMNTSYDKFIRTTDHDHEVQVQKIFKKLYDQGDIYKGFYEGQYCTECESFYTQSQLVDGRCPECGGEVTPTKEEAYFFKMSKYAPRLIDYINEHPRFIQPVSRKNEMINNFLKPGLQDLCVSRTSFTWGIPVDFDPKHVVYVWLDALTNYITGIGYDCDGSSSEKFKKYWPADLHLIGKDIVRFHTIYWPIFLMALDLPLPKQIFGHPWLLQNDGKMSKSRGNVIYADDLADLFGVDAVRYFVLHEMPFENDGVITWELMVERMNSELANTLGNLVNRTISMSNKYFDGIVNDTGAVEEPDDEFKSVIISIRAKVEAKMDELRVADAITEIFNLFKRCNKYIDETMPWALAKVPEKKDRLSTVLYNLVEGICIGANLLEPYMPETTERILSQLNVGKKDYDELSVFGLYPSGTKVTDKPQILFKRLDVKETMEKVEALKPKLKELKESQSPEKDTKDSQKKESVIDIEPKDEITIDDFDKIQFQIGEIISCEAVKKSKKLLCSQVRVGSQIKQIVSGIKTQYTPEEMVGKKVMVLVNLKPAKLAGILSEGMLLCAEDADGTLSLLTSEKEMPSGAEIS is encoded by the coding sequence TTGGAAAAACAAAAATATTATATATCGACTGCCATTGCATATACGTCGGGAAAGCCCCATATAGGAAACACATATGAGATTATTCTTGCTGACAGCATTGCCAGATTTAAGAGAATGCAGGGATATGATGTGTATTTTCAGACGGGAACAGATGAACATGGACAGAAGATTGAGCAGAGAGCAAAGGATCAAGGAGTAAGCCCGAAGGAATTTGTTGACGATGTATCTGGAGAGATACAGCGCATCTGGGATTTGATGAATACCTCCTATGATAAGTTCATACGTACTACGGATCATGACCATGAGGTCCAGGTCCAGAAGATTTTTAAAAAACTATACGATCAGGGAGATATCTACAAGGGGTTTTATGAGGGACAGTATTGCACAGAGTGTGAATCCTTTTACACACAGTCTCAGCTTGTTGACGGAAGATGTCCCGAATGTGGCGGTGAGGTTACTCCGACGAAAGAGGAAGCCTATTTTTTTAAGATGAGTAAATATGCACCAAGGTTGATTGACTATATTAATGAACATCCCAGGTTTATTCAGCCGGTTTCCCGAAAGAATGAGATGATTAATAACTTTCTGAAACCAGGGTTACAGGATTTATGCGTTTCTCGTACTTCGTTTACATGGGGGATTCCGGTTGACTTTGATCCAAAACATGTAGTTTATGTATGGCTGGATGCTTTGACGAACTATATCACGGGAATTGGATATGACTGTGATGGCAGCAGCAGCGAAAAGTTTAAGAAATATTGGCCGGCAGATCTTCATCTGATTGGAAAAGATATTGTACGCTTTCATACGATTTACTGGCCGATTTTCCTTATGGCACTGGATCTCCCCCTTCCAAAACAAATTTTTGGACATCCATGGCTTTTACAAAATGACGGGAAGATGAGTAAATCGAGGGGAAATGTTATCTATGCGGATGATCTGGCAGATCTGTTTGGAGTAGATGCGGTACGCTATTTTGTACTTCATGAAATGCCCTTTGAAAATGATGGAGTTATCACATGGGAGCTTATGGTGGAGAGGATGAATTCTGAGCTTGCCAACACATTGGGAAATTTAGTGAATCGGACGATTTCCATGTCAAATAAATATTTTGATGGTATTGTCAATGATACCGGTGCCGTGGAAGAACCAGATGATGAATTCAAGTCTGTGATCATATCAATCCGTGCTAAAGTTGAAGCCAAGATGGATGAACTTAGAGTTGCCGATGCAATCACCGAAATCTTCAATCTGTTTAAGAGATGCAATAAATATATAGACGAGACGATGCCATGGGCTCTGGCAAAAGTCCCTGAAAAAAAGGATCGGCTTTCCACAGTATTGTATAATCTAGTGGAGGGAATCTGTATCGGCGCAAATCTTCTGGAACCGTATATGCCGGAGACGACAGAACGTATTCTTTCACAGCTGAATGTGGGAAAGAAAGATTACGATGAACTGTCTGTGTTTGGTCTGTATCCGTCAGGAACAAAGGTGACTGACAAACCTCAGATACTCTTTAAACGCCTGGATGTCAAGGAGACGATGGAAAAAGTTGAGGCCCTTAAACCAAAACTAAAAGAGCTCAAAGAAAGTCAGTCTCCCGAAAAAGATACAAAGGATTCACAGAAGAAAGAATCTGTGATCGACATAGAACCGAAAGATGAGATCACAATAGATGACTTTGACAAAATACAGTTTCAGATAGGTGAGATCATATCCTGCGAAGCTGTAAAGAAATCGAAAAAACTTCTATGTTCACAGGTAAGAGTTGGAAGCCAGATAAAGCAGATTGTATCGGGAATTAAAACACAGTATACTCCGGAGGAAATGGTCGGAAAAAAAGTGATGGTTCTTGTGAATTTAAAACCCGCGAAATTGGCGGGAATTCTCTCGGAAGGCATGCTTTTGTGCGCCGAAGATGCTGATGGGACCTTGTCTCTTCTGACATCTGAAAAAGAGATGCCGTCCGGTGCAGAGATCTCTTAG
- a CDS encoding TatD family hydrolase, protein MIFETHAHYDDEAFDDDRKAVLDSLNDHGIGRVINVCSSLESLTTTEQLMEQYPFIYGAFGLHPDETGNLNEEIIERIRRLARKKKAAAIGEIGLDYYWNKENHEEQIYWFERQMELANRVKLPIIVHSRDAALDTLHSMKKLHADEIGGVLHCFSYSREMAREYLSMGFYLGIGGVVTFKNGRKMKEVVNYAPLDRILLETDSPYLAPEPNRGKRNSSLNLPYIAQMIAEIKHIDYEEVIQVTEKNAERLFVKKQPA, encoded by the coding sequence ATGATTTTTGAAACCCACGCACACTACGATGATGAAGCGTTTGATGATGACAGAAAGGCAGTGCTAGATTCGCTTAATGATCATGGAATCGGACGTGTAATTAATGTGTGCTCATCTCTGGAAAGTCTTACGACAACGGAACAACTGATGGAACAATATCCATTTATCTATGGAGCATTTGGACTGCATCCGGATGAGACGGGCAATTTAAACGAAGAGATCATTGAGAGAATCCGCAGGCTGGCACGAAAAAAGAAAGCAGCAGCAATCGGAGAGATAGGCTTAGATTATTACTGGAACAAAGAAAATCACGAGGAGCAGATCTATTGGTTTGAACGACAGATGGAGCTTGCCAATCGGGTAAAACTGCCGATCATTGTGCACAGCAGGGATGCAGCATTGGATACACTCCATTCGATGAAAAAATTGCACGCCGATGAAATCGGGGGAGTTCTTCATTGCTTTTCCTATTCCAGGGAAATGGCCAGAGAATACCTCAGTATGGGGTTTTATCTGGGAATCGGGGGCGTTGTTACATTTAAAAACGGAAGGAAGATGAAGGAGGTGGTCAATTATGCACCGCTGGATCGGATCCTTCTGGAGACAGACAGTCCTTATCTTGCACCTGAACCGAATCGCGGAAAGCGGAATTCATCCCTGAATCTGCCATATATAGCGCAGATGATAGCTGAGATTAAGCACATTGATTATGAAGAAGTGATTCAGGTGACCGAAAAGAATGCAGAAAGGTTATTTGTTAAGAAGCAACCTGCCTAA